The genomic interval ATTCTGTCTGCTGCGCGGAGAAAGGAACCATGGCCCTCGAGCTCGCAGAAGTCCAGTCGTTCGTCTCAGACCTCAACGCCGCCCGAGAGTTTTATGGTGACCTCCTGGGATTGCCCCTCAAACAATCGTCGGACCAGTGGCTGATTTTCGAGGTTTCGGGAATCGACCTGATTCTGATGGGCGGTGCAGCCCGGCACCCGGAACGCGGCGAGTACGGTCAGGAAGCGGCAACCGTGTTGGTGCTCAAAAGTGACGATATCGAGGCTGACTATGCCCGCCTATCGGCTCGCGGAGTGCGCTTCTTCTCGGAGGTCAAGACCGTACCGCAGGGCAAGTACGTCGGTCTCCAGGATCCCGACGGTAATCTGCTGGAGCTGATCCAGACCTGACGCCTGCTTCTTTCACCGCGAGATCG from Acidobacteriota bacterium carries:
- a CDS encoding VOC family protein → SVCCAEKGTMALELAEVQSFVSDLNAAREFYGDLLGLPLKQSSDQWLIFEVSGIDLILMGGAARHPERGEYGQEAATVLVLKSDDIEADYARLSARGVRFFSEVKTVPQGKYVGLQDPDGNLLELIQT